A single Triticum dicoccoides isolate Atlit2015 ecotype Zavitan chromosome 2A, WEW_v2.0, whole genome shotgun sequence DNA region contains:
- the LOC119351830 gene encoding uncharacterized protein LOC119351830, with protein MPPRPQPPPAAYKHFCRVCNKGFTCGSALGGHMRAHAVADDGPGADDDDDDPVSSARGGEDGPSTAGAATTHVYALRANPNRLTRGCQVCKNCGKEFSSMELFLEHGKCTSGEEEDADGSSPPSVADEEEDASLASGWSKGKRSRRAKSIAGGGDDTMPGPSTAPSGEDEEEDLANCLVMLSSSKADQSSAAAEADPEPCAPASKEHGRRPHPQPQHFPIVIAAPDQAIMLPLALPAPQPQYASPLPRGLFECKACKKVFTSHQALGGHRASHKKVKGCFAAKPESSVGGTPHHHAAAAGPSDEKGDAAAVDVIHASGSVDARTNADASTGGDTNAGTSGATPSLSMAITTTDHEPPVAGLAIAPFKKKAKMHECSVCHRLFASGQALGGHKRCHWLTSGTGDHANITSLTAEGLVAAAGQQLTLRPMMDPPEPALDLTIAANPLPLMASATVAEARTSSLHLDASPSLYFQPAAAPSNPSHQNKMAATSSHNANDAATPREAAEDEADSTAVKKAKLSALKDVSAAGETTPWLQVGIGSSSAGGDGKSACE; from the coding sequence ATGCCGCCTCGTCCCCAGCCGCCACCGGCGGCGTACAAGCACTTCTGCAGAGTCTGCAACAAGGGGTTCACGTGCGGCAGCGCGCTCGGCGGGCACATGAGGGCCCACGCCGTCGCCGACGACGGCCCGGgcgccgacgacgacgacgacgatcccGTGTCGTCTGCGCGCGGCGGGGAAGATGGGCCGTCCACGGCAGGAGCAGCGACGACGCACGTCTACGCGCTCCGGGCGAACCCTAACCGCCTCACCAGGGGCTGCCAGGTGTGCAAGAACTGTGGGAAGGAGTTCTCTTCGATGGAGCTTTTCCTGGAGCACGGCAAGTGCACCTCGGGGGAAGAGGAGGACGCCGACGGATCGTCGCCTCCGTCCGTGGCCGACGAAGAGGAGGACGCGTCGCTGGCCTCTGGGTGGTCAAAGGGGAAGCGCTCGCGCCGCGCCAAGTCGATCGCTGGCGGAGGCGATGATACAATGCCCGGGCCGTCAACGGCGCCGTCtggcgaggacgaggaggaggacctgGCAAATTGCCTCGTCATGCTCTCGTCGTCCAAGGCCGATCAGTCtagcgccgccgccgaggccgaccCAGAGCCATGCGCGCCGGCCAGCAAGGAACACGGGAGAAGGCCTCATCCACAGCCGCAGCACTTCCCGATCGTCATAGCGGCGCCGGATCAAGCGATAATGCTGCCCCTGGCGTTGCCAGCACCGCAACCGCAATACGCCTCGCCCCTGCCACGCGGCTTGTTCGAGTGCAAGGCATGCAAGAAGGTGTTCACTTCGCACCAAGCTCTCGGCGGACACCGTGCCAGCCACAAGAAGGTCAAGGGCTGCTTCGCTGCCAAGCCCGAGAGCAGCGTCGGTGGAACACCTCACCACCACGCAGCGGCCGCCGGTCCCAGCGATGAAAAGGGTGATGCCGCCGCCGTCGATGTCATCCATGCAAGTGGCAGCGTTGATGCCAGGACAAACGCCGATGCCAGCACCGGTGGCGACACGAACGCCGGGACGAGCGGGGCCACGCCATCCCTGTCAATGGCCATCACGACCACCGACCATGAACCGCCGGTCGCGGGGTTGGCCATTGCACCgttcaagaagaaggccaagatgcACGAGTGCTCCGTGTGCCACCGCCTCTTCGCCTCTGGTCAAGCGCTCGGAGGCCACAAGCGGTGCCACTGGCTCACTTCGGGGACAGGGGATCACGCCAACATCACATCCCTGACAGCCGAAGGCCTGGTCGCCGCTGCCGGCCAGCAGCTCACTCTCCGGCCAATGATGGACCCTCCAGAGCCGGCGCTAGACCTCACCATCGCGGCCAACCCGTTGCCGTTGATGGCCAGCGCGACGGTCGCCGAGGCCAGAACCAGCTCGCTGCACCTTGACGCGTCCCCGTCGCTCTACTTCCAGCCAGCGGCGGCACCAAGCAATCCCAGCCACCAGAACAAGATGGCCGCGACGAGCAGCCACAACGCTAACGACGCTGCTACTCCCCGCGAGGCCGCCGAGGACGAGGCGGACAGCACAGCCGTCAAGAAGGCCAAGCTTAGTGCTCTCAAGGACGTGAGTGCAGCGGGGGAGACGACGCCGTGGTTGCAGGTCGGCATTGGCTCCTCGTCGGCCGGTGGTGACGGGAAGAGTGCCTGCGAATGA